One Gigantopelta aegis isolate Gae_Host chromosome 1, Gae_host_genome, whole genome shotgun sequence genomic region harbors:
- the LOC121370158 gene encoding uncharacterized protein LOC121370158: protein MRETTTVNTNITLTVKDFAEYDAAMVIWHYISPLLLLVGTVGSILSIVVLSRTRLHSATTKFYLVLLACNDVIVLNLGLLHYWMDYTFNFNLRNTSSFACKVHTLAVTLFLDYSAWIIVMLTVDRCICVCLPAKESQFCNIRNARIVSAVVFLMLLAVNMHFLWTYDVVDRIMFGRTIDCYVGRQEYKYFAQYVWTWIDFCVFSSIPFVIMVVGNVLILRELRISSKKLQVHRERSSRSTCHSLKHPDSSICFLEHSPPANSHFVDTSSIPEECSLPSEAMSEVTSRVMDPMPQANVHVMDHMHDENMHVKCPMPEANSLVTDSVPEMIPSETEITEGPQTVKPVSSNVLPVYDLQQDRPSPTENTHFVDPITEENSLTTDAQSEAISHVMDPKPEATLNVMDSMTESNSHITDPMREDNSLVRDAMPETIPSKLGTAESRQSIDFKIMMTKKMSKFKLFKLLFRRTHHTKLAVMLLSINCTFLLLTSPIVIYLIGLSHWQVSPDVHEEAELMLGWAVTSILQYADNSIHFFQYYLTIPCFGKVFWSTFGKPRIDPKVKRRQLTNITLTVKDFAEYDAAMVIWRYISPLLLLVGTVGSILSVVVLSRTRLHSATTKFYLVQLACNDVIVLNLGLLHNWMDYTFSFNISNTSSFACKVHALAVTLFLDYSARIIVMLTVERCICVCLPTKESQVCNIRNARIVSAVVFLMLLVVNMHFLWTHDVVEIGMHGRKKDCYIGRLEYKYFVEYVWTWIDFFVFSSNPFVIMVVGNILILRNLRISSRKLQDHRE from the exons ATGAGAGAAACGACGACAgttaacacaaatatcacaCTGACTGTGAAAGACTTTGCCGAGTACGATGCTGCCATGGTAATCTGGCACTACATTTCGCCACTATTGCTGTTGGTTGGTACTGTGGGAAGCATTCTGTCCATTGTTGTGTTGTCAAGAACAAGACTGCATTCAGCGACCACGAAGTTCTATCTGGTCCTGCTGGCgtgtaatgacgtcattgttCTCAACCTGGGACTGTTGCACTACTGGATGGACTATACCTTCAATTTCAATTTAAGGAACACTTCTAGCTTCGCCTGTAAGGTTCACACCTTGGCCGTCACCCTGTTTTTAGACTACTCTGCTTGGATTATTGTAATGTTAACAGTAGACAGATGTATTTGTGTCTGCCTGCCTGCTAAGGAATCACAGTTTTGTAACATAAGGAATGCAAGAATCGTTTCAGCGGTTGTCTTTCTTATGCTCCTGGCAGTGAACATGCATTTTTTGTGGACATATGATGTGGTGGATAGGATCATGTTTGGACGAACAATAGACTGTTATGTAGGCAGACAAGAATATAAATACTTCGCTCAGTATGTTTGGACGTGGATCGATTTCTGTGTTTTTTCATCCATTCCATTTGTTATCATGGTGGTCGGAAATGTTTTAATCTTAAGAGAGTTGAGAATATCGTCTAAGAAATTGCAGGTCCACAGAGAACGGTCTTCGCGTAGTACATGCCATTCATTGAAACACCCAGATTCTAGTATATGTTTCTTAGAACATAGCCCACCTGCAAATTCGCACTTTGTGGATACTAGTAGTATACCAGAAGAGTGTTCACTTCCATCAGAAGCTATGTCAGAAGTCACTTCGCGTGTAATGGATCCTATGCCACAAGCTAATGTGCATGTAATGGATCATATGCATGATGAaaatatgcatgtaaaatgtCCTATGCCAGAAGCGAACTCACTTGTAACAGATTCAGTGCCAGAAATGATTCCTTCTGAAACGGAAATTACTGAAGGACCGCAGACAGTCAAACCAGTTTCCAGTAATGTTTTGCCAGTATACGATCTGCAACAAGATCGACCTAGCCCAACTGAAAATACGCACTTCGTGGACCCTATAACAGAAGAGAATTCACTTACAACAGATGCACAGTCAGAAGCCATTTCGCATGTAATGGATCCCAAGCCAGAAGCTACCTTGAATGTAATGGATTCTATGACTGAATCTAATTCACATATAACGGATCCTATGAGAGAAGATAATTCACTTGTAAGAGATGCAATGCCAGAAACAATTCCATCTAAACTCGGAACTGCAGAAAGTCGGCAGTCAATCGACTTTAAAATTATGATGACTAAAAAGATGTCAAAattcaaattattcaaattattatttagaaggACCCATCATACAAAGCTGGCAGTAATGCTTCTATCGATTAATTGTACGTTTCTTCTGTTGACGTCACCAATTGTGATTTACCTGATTGGGTTAAGTCACTGGCAGGTCTCTCCAGATGTACACGAAGAGGCGGAACTAATGCTTGGCTGGGCTGTAACCAGCATCTTGCAGTATGCTGACAATTCCATTCATTTCTTCCAGTATTACCTGACAATACCTTGTTTTGGTAAAGTGTTCTGGTCAACATTTGGTAAACCACGTATCGACCCCAAGGTG AAACGACGACAGCTAACAAATATCACACTGACAGTGAAAGACTTTGCCGAGTACGATGCTGCCATGGTAATCTGGCGCTATATTTCTCCATTATTGCTGTTGGTTGGCACCGTGGGAAGCATTCTGTCCGTTGTTGTGCTGTCAAGAACTAGACTGCATTCAGCGACCACGAAATTCTATCTGGTCCAGCTGGCGTGTAATGATGTCATTGTTCTCAATCTGGGACTGCTGCACAACTGGATGGACTATACCTTCAGTTTCAATATAAGTAACACTTCTAGCTTCGCCTGTAAGGTTCACGCCTTGGCCGTCACCCTGTTTTTAGACTACTCTGCTAGGATTATTGTAATGTTAACTGTAGAAAGATGTATTTGTGTCTGCCTCCCTACTAAGGAATCACAGGTTTGTAACATACGGAATGCAAGAATCGTTTCAGCGGTTGTCTTTCTTATGCTCCTGGTAGTGAACATGCATTTTTTGTGGACACATGATGTGGTGGAAATAGGCATGCATGGACGAAAAAAAGACTGTTATATAGGCAGActagaatataaatattttgttgagTATGTGTGGACGTGGATcgatttctttgttttttcatcTAATCCATTTGTTATCATGGTGGTTGGAAACATTTTAATCTTAAGAAACTTGAGAATATCATCTAGGAAATTGCAGGACCATAGAGAATAG